In the Haloferula helveola genome, one interval contains:
- a CDS encoding cytochrome c biogenesis protein yields the protein MNQVARWILFSLGILLFVGVLAVVARDASPPDDVRVVEGYEPWDAETLEMAESIPVQDGGRIKPLTTYAGFTMLRLYGARSMEVKSTEDGDPVKLKPIAWMMDLLFRPEFAEQQPSFRIEDSAVVGAIGLETREKRDRYSYEELKPGRERLYELARSYSQLEKKQRSPLETQVLALAENFQSYEQLIGVFGMARNGLAMMTVDGLPENEDTARRANVSAVMATAPVIRQVLQESQNSGQPIPPHVQRLLEQLLDGANASKFGLFLFPPKAKDDGHWLSPGERVMNVMSMQTRDVEGSVKDMEMLETAVRSVTESQSEFRKHLGELKADIVARAESRGEYRSIELEADYYRKNWFLYAMIWFLLGTVFAIAMWMVRGKAQDALGYFVWATTLAGWAYVVIPIVKRCIIMQRPPVGNLYDTIIFITAAAVFFGALVELLTRRKFALGMLPIVGIVLIVLARLFEVGDGKDHMDPLIAVLRSNYWLTTHVITITLGYAGGLVAAALGMIYVLLRGLRLDGGDKSLRRSLTRAVYGMVCLTLFLSLVGTVLGGIWANDSWGRFWGWDPKENGALMIVLATLAILHARVGGFLKEWGLHLASIFLAAVVTFSWWHVNMLDTGLHNYGFTEGGGYITLLYGVVALFILFGAVAWIIEVVQASARRAEQQGAAGRPVKTGS from the coding sequence ATGAACCAAGTAGCGCGCTGGATTCTCTTCTCACTCGGCATCCTCCTTTTCGTGGGAGTGCTGGCGGTTGTCGCCCGCGACGCGTCGCCGCCCGATGATGTTCGCGTGGTGGAAGGCTACGAGCCGTGGGATGCGGAGACCTTGGAAATGGCCGAGTCGATTCCGGTCCAGGATGGCGGCCGCATCAAGCCGCTGACCACCTATGCGGGGTTCACCATGCTCAGGCTCTACGGTGCCCGCTCGATGGAGGTAAAGTCCACCGAGGACGGCGATCCGGTGAAGCTCAAGCCGATCGCGTGGATGATGGATCTCCTGTTCCGTCCCGAGTTCGCCGAGCAGCAGCCCTCGTTCCGGATCGAAGACTCGGCGGTCGTCGGGGCGATCGGACTGGAAACGCGCGAGAAGCGCGACCGCTACAGTTACGAGGAGCTCAAGCCCGGCCGTGAACGTCTCTACGAGTTGGCCCGCAGTTACAGCCAGCTGGAGAAAAAGCAGCGTTCGCCGCTCGAAACCCAGGTCCTCGCGTTGGCAGAGAATTTCCAGAGCTACGAGCAACTGATCGGCGTCTTCGGAATGGCCCGGAACGGACTGGCGATGATGACGGTCGACGGCCTTCCGGAGAACGAAGACACCGCGAGGCGCGCCAACGTCAGTGCCGTGATGGCCACCGCACCGGTGATCCGTCAGGTGCTGCAGGAGAGTCAGAATTCCGGACAGCCGATTCCACCGCACGTCCAGAGACTGCTTGAGCAACTGCTCGACGGCGCCAACGCCTCGAAGTTCGGTTTGTTCCTGTTTCCTCCGAAGGCGAAGGACGACGGCCATTGGTTGAGTCCGGGCGAGCGGGTGATGAATGTGATGTCGATGCAGACCCGTGATGTTGAAGGTTCGGTCAAGGACATGGAGATGCTCGAGACCGCCGTCAGGTCGGTAACCGAGAGTCAGTCCGAGTTCCGCAAGCACCTTGGCGAGTTGAAGGCGGACATCGTCGCGCGCGCCGAGTCACGCGGAGAGTACCGCAGCATCGAGCTCGAGGCCGACTACTACCGGAAGAACTGGTTCCTCTACGCGATGATCTGGTTCCTGCTGGGAACGGTCTTCGCGATCGCGATGTGGATGGTCCGCGGCAAGGCGCAGGACGCGCTCGGCTACTTCGTTTGGGCGACCACCCTCGCCGGTTGGGCCTATGTGGTCATTCCGATCGTCAAGCGATGCATCATCATGCAACGGCCACCGGTCGGGAACCTCTACGACACGATCATCTTCATCACCGCAGCCGCCGTGTTCTTTGGCGCGCTCGTCGAGTTGCTGACGAGGCGCAAGTTCGCTCTCGGCATGCTGCCGATCGTTGGAATCGTCCTGATCGTTCTCGCCCGATTGTTCGAGGTCGGGGATGGAAAGGACCACATGGATCCGCTGATCGCGGTGCTGCGTTCGAACTACTGGCTCACCACCCACGTCATCACCATCACGCTCGGCTATGCCGGCGGCCTGGTGGCGGCGGCGCTCGGAATGATCTATGTGTTGCTCCGCGGCCTTCGCCTCGATGGCGGCGACAAGAGCCTGCGACGCTCCCTGACGCGTGCCGTTTACGGGATGGTGTGCCTCACGCTTTTCCTTTCGCTTGTGGGCACCGTTCTCGGTGGTATCTGGGCGAACGACTCGTGGGGCCGCTTCTGGGGCTGGGATCCCAAGGAGAACGGAGCGCTGATGATCGTGCTCGCGACCTTGGCCATCCTCCATGCCCGTGTCGGGGGCTTCCTCAAGGAGTGGGGATTGCACCTGGCGTCGATCTTCCTCGCCGCGGTCGTGACCTTCTCGTGGTGGCACGTGAACATGCTCGATACCGGCCTGCATAACTACGGCTTCACCGAAGGTGGCGGCTACATCACGCTACTCTACGGAGTCGTTGCCCTGTTTATCCTCTTCGGCGCGGTCGCGTGGATCATCGAAGTGGTGCAGGCCTCGGCCCGACGCGCAGAACAACAAGGCGCCGCAGGCCGACCGGTGAAGACCGGCTCCTGA
- a CDS encoding cytochrome c biogenesis protein ResB yields the protein MSKSKTPSQLIWKFLSGMGLATFLLVLLGIQTWLATLEMVDAGLLATLQKYFHWTSWYVLAQVPVPYFDRHLVVPMPGGYWVCAFLLLNMTLGGIIRIRKSWKTAGVVVAHFGIIFMVAAGGVAQLFEERGVMFLFEGEKSDYAVSLTDPTIEVLEIKEGKVVGEVHVAGEPELRGLGRGDSRTVRFAGLPIDLELTGWMRNASVVEAGPDAGNAAIDGWTLRELPVRPEGELNAPACYARVVYGDGSKGSPFILAVPQPTSGLEAFAPVTVEADGRKFAVRMVKQTIPVPYVVQLDDAIPVYFPNSTRPKSFRSKIRRIDEEEVPVEIFMNEPMRRGGYTFFQRTMSSGPQQTGGPEFSGFEVVSNPADQWPKWSLWVVATGMGVHFLMKLFQFILGSTKPRTPSTP from the coding sequence ATGAGCAAATCCAAGACACCTTCCCAACTGATCTGGAAGTTCCTTTCCGGGATGGGACTCGCGACTTTCCTGCTGGTCCTGCTCGGGATCCAGACTTGGCTCGCGACCCTCGAAATGGTGGATGCCGGCCTGCTGGCGACGCTCCAGAAATACTTCCACTGGACGTCGTGGTATGTGCTGGCGCAGGTGCCGGTGCCCTACTTTGACCGTCACCTCGTGGTTCCTATGCCGGGTGGCTACTGGGTCTGTGCATTCCTGCTGCTGAACATGACGCTGGGCGGGATCATCCGGATCCGCAAAAGCTGGAAAACCGCGGGTGTGGTGGTCGCCCACTTCGGCATCATCTTCATGGTTGCCGCCGGTGGTGTGGCCCAGCTTTTCGAAGAACGCGGTGTGATGTTCCTCTTTGAAGGGGAAAAGTCGGACTATGCGGTATCGCTGACCGACCCGACGATCGAGGTACTCGAGATCAAGGAAGGCAAGGTCGTGGGAGAGGTGCACGTCGCTGGCGAACCCGAACTCCGTGGCTTGGGCCGGGGCGACTCGCGAACCGTCCGCTTCGCCGGATTGCCCATCGATCTCGAACTGACCGGTTGGATGCGGAATGCAAGCGTGGTCGAGGCCGGACCCGATGCCGGCAATGCGGCCATCGACGGGTGGACGCTTCGGGAACTGCCGGTCCGCCCTGAGGGCGAGCTCAATGCCCCCGCCTGCTATGCGCGCGTTGTTTACGGGGACGGCTCCAAAGGTTCGCCCTTCATCCTCGCGGTTCCGCAACCCACCAGCGGTCTTGAAGCATTTGCTCCGGTCACGGTGGAGGCCGACGGACGGAAGTTCGCCGTGCGGATGGTGAAGCAGACGATTCCGGTGCCGTATGTGGTCCAGCTCGACGACGCGATCCCGGTCTACTTCCCGAACTCGACTCGACCGAAGTCGTTCCGCAGCAAGATCCGCCGCATCGACGAGGAGGAGGTGCCGGTCGAGATCTTCATGAACGAGCCGATGCGGCGCGGCGGCTACACGTTTTTCCAACGGACGATGAGCAGCGGACCGCAGCAGACGGGCGGCCCCGAGTTCTCCGGATTCGAAGTCGTGTCCAATCCCGCCGACCAGTGGCCGAAGTGGAGCCTGTGGGTCGTTGCAACGGGAATGGGCGTCCATTTCCTGATGAAGCTCTTCCAGTTCATTCTCGGCTCGACCAAACCGCGAACCCCTTCGACCCCATGA
- a CDS encoding phosphatidylserine decarboxylase: METIEFFNRHRNRLEYEKVYGEGFLRFTYANPLGALPLHAFVKRAAFSKWYGRRMDDPATRSKIGPFIETYGLDPSEFADPPESFPHFNAFFYRKLKPEARPIDTVAPAVFPADGRHFGFAEASRINAVFVKGQRFDLGKLLGDDDLASRFQHGSLVLSRLCPVDYHRFHFPCSGTPQETTLINGPLFSVSPIALRRKLSFLWENKRCLTKIETDDLGLVLMLEIGATCVGSIQQTFTPGQPVRKGDEKGYFAFGGSSTITLFERGAVQLSVDLLEHSGNRRELYARMGSPMTVA; the protein is encoded by the coding sequence GTGGAAACCATCGAGTTCTTCAACCGCCACCGCAACCGCCTCGAATACGAAAAGGTCTACGGCGAGGGCTTCCTGCGCTTCACCTACGCCAATCCGCTGGGAGCGCTGCCCCTCCACGCCTTCGTCAAACGCGCCGCCTTCTCGAAGTGGTACGGACGCCGGATGGATGATCCGGCGACCCGCTCCAAGATCGGGCCATTCATCGAGACCTACGGCCTCGACCCCTCGGAATTCGCCGACCCGCCCGAGTCGTTCCCCCACTTCAACGCCTTCTTTTACCGCAAGCTCAAGCCGGAGGCGCGGCCGATCGACACCGTTGCCCCAGCGGTTTTCCCGGCCGACGGACGCCATTTCGGCTTTGCCGAGGCTTCCCGGATCAATGCGGTGTTCGTCAAAGGACAACGGTTCGACCTCGGCAAGCTGCTCGGTGACGATGACCTCGCCAGCCGCTTCCAACACGGCTCGCTGGTTCTTTCGCGCCTCTGCCCGGTCGACTACCACCGCTTCCACTTTCCGTGCTCGGGCACGCCGCAGGAGACCACTCTGATCAACGGCCCGTTGTTCTCCGTGTCACCCATCGCCTTGCGTCGGAAGCTCTCCTTCCTCTGGGAAAACAAACGCTGCCTGACCAAGATCGAGACCGATGATCTCGGGCTCGTGCTGATGCTTGAAATCGGCGCCACCTGCGTGGGCTCGATCCAGCAGACTTTCACGCCGGGGCAGCCGGTCCGGAAAGGAGATGAGAAGGGCTACTTCGCCTTCGGCGGATCCTCCACCATCACCCTTTTCGAACGCGGAGCGGTCCAGTTGTCGGTCGATCTGCTCGAGCACAGCGGAAACCGCCGCGAGCTGTACGCCCGCATGGGCTCACCGATGACGGTGGCCTGA
- a CDS encoding peptide chain release factor 3: MSSVSSAELKREVSRRRSFAIISHPDAGKTTLTEKFLLYGGALNLAGSVTARKNQRATTSDWMELEKQRGISVSSTVLQFDYKDCVVNILDTPGHKDFSEDTYRVLTAVDAAVMVVDAGKGIESQTRKLFEVCRRRGVPIFTFMNKLDRPARPPLELLDDLESVLGIDAFPLNWPLGDGPRFKGVYDREKGQVHLFERTPGGAFRAPVAVSDISEPAVREKLDPDVYDQVCEELELLEGAGADFDLGAVSAGELTPVFFGSAANNFGVQMLLDRFIELAPPPAPRRSGEASVEPTSPDFSAFVFKIQANMNPKHRDRVSFIRIVSGKFERDMNVIHTRTGEKVRLSNSMRLFAQDRETVDDAYAGDVAGLVGNHDFLIGDTLSSSKELVFDEIPRFPPECFAYLHNASTAKFKRFRAGLAQMLKEGVVTEFRPLDTTGAYVPLLGAVGPLQFEVLQHRLQGEYDAETRLEHASWGFARWMRKKEGETRPEDLPELSMDVKLVRDIHGHLVALIPSEWTLGTFTEKNPDWIVSDVPFPPPVED; this comes from the coding sequence ATGTCGAGTGTCTCCAGTGCCGAACTCAAACGGGAAGTGTCCCGCCGCCGGTCGTTTGCGATCATTTCCCACCCGGACGCCGGCAAGACCACGCTGACCGAGAAGTTCCTGCTCTACGGGGGCGCCCTGAATCTGGCGGGCAGCGTGACGGCCCGGAAGAACCAGAGGGCCACGACCTCGGACTGGATGGAGCTTGAGAAACAGCGGGGGATCTCGGTGAGCTCGACCGTGCTGCAGTTCGACTACAAGGACTGCGTCGTCAACATCCTCGACACCCCGGGGCACAAGGATTTCTCCGAAGACACCTATCGCGTGCTCACGGCCGTCGATGCCGCCGTGATGGTTGTGGATGCCGGTAAGGGCATTGAGAGCCAGACCCGCAAGCTGTTCGAAGTCTGCCGCCGTCGCGGTGTGCCGATCTTCACCTTCATGAACAAGCTCGACCGTCCGGCACGGCCGCCGCTCGAGTTGCTGGATGATCTGGAAAGCGTGCTTGGAATCGACGCCTTCCCACTCAACTGGCCGCTCGGCGACGGGCCGCGTTTCAAGGGAGTCTATGACCGGGAAAAGGGACAGGTGCACCTTTTCGAAAGGACGCCGGGCGGTGCCTTCCGGGCGCCTGTCGCGGTCAGCGATATCAGCGAACCGGCGGTCAGAGAGAAGCTCGACCCGGATGTCTACGACCAGGTGTGCGAGGAACTCGAACTGCTTGAGGGCGCCGGTGCGGACTTCGATCTTGGTGCGGTATCGGCCGGCGAATTGACGCCGGTGTTCTTCGGAAGTGCGGCGAACAACTTCGGCGTCCAGATGTTGCTCGACCGATTCATCGAGTTGGCGCCGCCACCGGCCCCGCGCCGGAGCGGTGAGGCTTCGGTTGAGCCGACTTCACCCGACTTCTCCGCTTTCGTGTTCAAGATCCAGGCGAACATGAACCCGAAGCATCGCGACCGGGTGAGCTTCATCCGGATTGTCAGCGGCAAGTTCGAGCGCGACATGAACGTGATCCACACGCGCACCGGCGAAAAGGTTCGCCTGTCGAACTCGATGCGTTTGTTCGCGCAGGATCGCGAGACGGTCGATGACGCCTACGCCGGTGATGTGGCGGGATTGGTTGGCAATCACGACTTCCTGATCGGCGACACGCTGTCTTCCTCGAAGGAACTCGTCTTCGATGAGATCCCGCGCTTCCCGCCGGAGTGCTTCGCCTATCTGCACAACGCCAGCACGGCGAAGTTCAAGCGCTTCCGGGCCGGCCTTGCGCAGATGCTCAAGGAAGGGGTGGTCACCGAGTTCCGGCCGCTGGATACCACCGGCGCCTACGTGCCGCTGCTGGGTGCCGTCGGGCCTCTCCAGTTCGAGGTGCTGCAGCACCGGTTGCAGGGCGAGTACGATGCCGAGACGCGCTTGGAGCATGCATCGTGGGGGTTTGCCCGATGGATGCGAAAGAAGGAGGGGGAGACCCGCCCCGAGGATCTTCCCGAGTTGTCGATGGACGTGAAGCTGGTGCGCGACATCCACGGTCACCTCGTTGCGTTGATCCCGAGCGAGTGGACGCTCGGGACCTTTACCGAGAAGAACCCGGACTGGATTGTCAGCGACGTGCCGTTCCCGCCGCCGGTCGAGGATTAG